A window of Agrobacterium tumefaciens contains these coding sequences:
- a CDS encoding alpha/beta hydrolase family protein, whose translation MTKEEPRLAWWIVRWALLALAIPGASQSALADAPRLGPFELPKPRQLTVFLKDEAFNPYEALNGSFTSPEACAAVPGGLWVEAEGEGECIRYYPEALVDAGNPTVLVYFGGDVMLRNAKGVRFITDSYIRQSPATIAAEMVDWARMAGHPVIFMARPGIYGSSGDHNNRRHMREIALMDGALDQIRQKHNISSFILTGHSAGGQIVASLMNRRKDVSAAVITSGLVSVKQVSAFWERRRKIPGKLLYNAAGFYDPITEIERISTNPRPDIYIISDPEDRVVPFFSQLFYVRRLRSAGFEPHHIYAQATDRQRHLLAYHGRLAAALIAQGRSEVEIRRAVHEMDLEQFK comes from the coding sequence ATGACCAAGGAAGAACCGAGGCTTGCCTGGTGGATCGTGCGCTGGGCGCTGCTCGCGCTGGCAATCCCCGGGGCATCGCAATCGGCGCTGGCCGATGCACCGCGGCTGGGCCCTTTCGAATTGCCGAAGCCGCGCCAGCTGACCGTCTTCCTAAAAGACGAGGCCTTCAACCCATATGAGGCATTAAACGGCTCTTTCACGTCACCGGAAGCCTGTGCCGCCGTTCCCGGCGGACTATGGGTCGAGGCGGAAGGCGAGGGAGAGTGCATTCGTTATTATCCGGAGGCGCTGGTCGATGCGGGGAACCCGACAGTCCTCGTTTATTTCGGCGGCGACGTGATGCTGCGCAATGCGAAGGGCGTACGTTTCATCACCGATTCCTACATCCGCCAGTCCCCCGCCACGATCGCGGCCGAGATGGTGGATTGGGCCAGAATGGCCGGACACCCGGTAATCTTCATGGCACGACCCGGCATCTACGGCTCCTCGGGAGATCACAACAATCGCCGCCATATGCGCGAAATTGCCCTTATGGATGGCGCACTCGACCAGATCAGGCAAAAGCACAACATATCGTCCTTCATCTTGACCGGCCATTCCGCCGGCGGACAGATCGTGGCAAGCCTTATGAACAGGCGTAAGGACGTCTCAGCGGCGGTCATCACTTCCGGTCTGGTCTCGGTAAAGCAGGTTTCCGCCTTCTGGGAACGGCGCCGCAAAATTCCCGGCAAACTGCTTTACAACGCCGCTGGGTTTTATGATCCCATCACGGAGATCGAGCGTATTTCGACCAATCCCAGACCAGACATCTACATCATCTCGGATCCGGAGGATCGGGTCGTGCCGTTTTTCAGCCAGCTTTTTTATGTACGAAGACTGCGTTCCGCCGGTTTCGAACCGCATCACATCTATGCTCAGGCGACAGATCGCCAGCGGCATCTGCTGGCCTATCATGGTCGCCTCGCCGCCGCCCTGATTGCCCAAGGCAGGTCTGAGGTCGAAATCCGCCGTGCAGTCCATGAGATGGACCTTGAACAGTTCAAATAG